In Rhodospirillum rubrum ATCC 11170, a genomic segment contains:
- a CDS encoding glycosyltransferase family 2 protein: MNPGGAEVSVVIPAWNAEATLGRALASVRAQTLAPRQVIVVNDGSSDATPEIAARMATKTFPVTVIDRTGRGSGPAAARNAGIAAAGEPFVAFLDADDVWLPDKLARQMAALRASPDAVLCCCDAQWVGEDAPARTAHPTIYEDRPIKGGAEAWKEILLDCYVGTPCVVARRAALIEAGGFDERLVVGEDQDLWIRLALQGPVIALPEVLVRYGLSADSHMARHRALAASLWLPHFEALVSGLGARLSAGERDAILRARLWRMARSVYLDGRKDLGLSLMARAVAHGLPRRARMVFLARARLRSALGRNG; encoded by the coding sequence ATGAACCCGGGCGGCGCCGAGGTGTCGGTGGTGATTCCGGCCTGGAACGCCGAAGCCACCCTCGGCCGGGCCCTGGCCTCGGTGCGGGCGCAAACCCTGGCGCCCCGTCAGGTGATCGTGGTGAACGACGGATCGAGCGACGCCACGCCCGAGATCGCGGCGCGGATGGCCACCAAGACCTTCCCCGTGACGGTGATCGACCGCACGGGGCGGGGGAGCGGGCCGGCGGCGGCGCGCAACGCCGGCATCGCCGCCGCCGGCGAACCCTTCGTCGCCTTTCTCGATGCCGACGACGTCTGGCTTCCCGACAAGTTGGCCCGGCAGATGGCCGCCTTGCGCGCGTCGCCAGACGCCGTGCTCTGCTGTTGTGATGCCCAATGGGTCGGCGAGGACGCGCCCGCGCGGACCGCCCATCCCACCATCTATGAGGATCGCCCGATCAAGGGCGGGGCCGAGGCCTGGAAGGAGATCTTGCTTGATTGCTACGTCGGCACGCCCTGCGTGGTCGCCCGCCGCGCCGCCCTGATCGAAGCCGGCGGCTTTGATGAAAGGCTGGTGGTTGGCGAGGATCAGGATCTGTGGATCCGCCTTGCCCTGCAAGGGCCGGTGATCGCCCTGCCCGAGGTTCTGGTGCGCTACGGCCTGTCCGCCGACAGCCATATGGCCCGCCACCGCGCCCTGGCCGCAAGCCTGTGGTTGCCCCATTTCGAGGCCCTGGTCAGCGGGTTGGGCGCCCGGCTCTCGGCGGGGGAACGCGATGCCATCCTCCGCGCCCGTCTGTGGCGGATGGCGCGGAGTGTTTATCTGGATGGTCGGAAAGATCTGGGGCTGAGTTTGATGGCCAGGGCGGTCGCCCATGGGCTGCCCCGGCGCGCCCGGATGGTATTCCTGGCACGCGCCCGTCTCCGCTCCGCCTTGGGGCGGAACGGCTGA
- a CDS encoding DUF2794 domain-containing protein, with product MNKVLRLVDFRRSAQVVHFSRTEINQLLSLYSRQVTKGLWRDYAIDHDDTVARFHVFRHAGEKPLFTVVKRRDAGASAAAQTFSLYAGTHRMRQGEGLLDLIEALEHRMKLVRG from the coding sequence ATGAACAAGGTCTTGAGGCTGGTCGACTTTCGACGCTCGGCGCAGGTCGTTCATTTCAGCCGCACGGAAATCAATCAGTTGCTGTCGCTCTATAGCCGTCAGGTGACCAAAGGTCTTTGGCGGGACTATGCGATCGACCATGACGATACCGTCGCCCGCTTCCATGTCTTCCGCCATGCCGGCGAAAAACCGCTGTTCACCGTGGTCAAACGCCGCGACGCCGGCGCCTCGGCCGCCGCCCAGACCTTCAGCCTTTATGCCGGTACCCACCGCATGCGCCAGGGCGAAGGCCTGCTCGACCTGATCGAGGCGCTCGAACACCGGATGAAGCTGGTCCGCGGCTGA